The window GTCTGAGGGATGCTGTTTATGTGGCTGATGACTTGCTGGACGCTGACCTCACCAAAGCTGCCACTCGAAAGGAGGTACGTTCTTTCTGGCCTGTTAGCTTCCTCGACCGGGATAGGAAGATTGTAGATAAGATGGAAGGGGTGGTTAGAAGAATAGAATTTCTTGTAAAACAAAAAGATTTGCTTGGTCTTGAAAAGAGTTCCTATAGGAACTTTTCGTCATGGAGAATTCCATCCACATCTTTGGTGGAAGGTAATATCCTTGGCAGGGAAAAGGACCAACAGGAAATCATCAAGATATTAAATGATAACAGACAACATCAGTTGTCTGTGATTCCCATTGTGGGCATAGGTGGGGTTGGCAAAACAACTTTAGCACAATGTCTGTACAATAATGACAAGTTGATGGAGGGGTTTCAAGTCAAAGAATGGGTTTGTGTCTCGGAAGACTTTAATGTTGTTCAGGTTACAAAGAATATTATAGGTCAAACTGCTTGTAATGTAGAGGATTTCAATTCACTTCAATTTAAACTGAAGGAAAAGTTGTCGGAAAAGAAGTTCTTTATTGTGTTAGATGATGTTTGGAGTGATGATGGTGATGTCTGGAAGAAATTTAGAACCCCCTTTCAATATGGGGTAAAGGGAAGTACAATTCTTGTAACAACTCGTGTCAAAGAGGTTGCCTCTGTAGTCCAAACTTGTCCCCCTTACATTCTCAGTGAGTTGtctgaggattgttgttggtcaGTGTTTGCAAACAATGTTTGTTTTCCAGAATCAAATGGGCATCCAAAACTAGAAGAAATCGGTAGAAAGATAGTCAAGAAGTGTAAGGGGTTGCCATTAGCTGCAGAGACACTTGGAAGCTTGTTGCGAACAAAACATGATGTAAAGGAATGGGAAGCTGTATTAGTAAGTGATATTTGGGAATTTTCTGTGAAAAACAGTAAAATTATTCCAGCACTATTAATCAGTTACTTTCATCTTCCGGCACATTTAAAACGTTGTTTTGTTTATTGTTCATTGTATCCCAAAGATCATTGTTTTCATAAAGATGAACTAATTTTGCTATGGATGGCCGAAGATCTTTTAAGGCCACCAAATAGAGGAGAGAGTTTACTAGAAGTTGGTAGCAAATGTTTCGATGAACTAGCTTCTAGGTTATTTTTCAAAAGACATGATCACTATGATTATGAGAGCTTTGTGATGCATGACCTTTTACATGATTTAGCATTGTTCCTTGCTGGAGACTTCTATGGTAGATTTGAAGAGCTTGGTGATGCAGTGAATGTGTATACTCGAACTCGTCATTTGTCTTATGAAAGTTCGAATCTagtctcaaaaaattttaattccatTAGTAAAGTTGAATCTTTGAGGACATTTTTGTCAACTAATGTCTTTTCAAAGTCAGAAAACATTGATGATGTAACATGTACTCCAATATTGAAGCTCAAATATTTGAGAGTTTTGTCACTTCCATCGTTCAAAGCACTTGATGTATTGCCTCGTCTAATAGGTAAATTAACCTATTTGCGTTACTTGGATCTCTCTAGGACATGTATTAGGACACTGCCAGAATCATTGTGTGACTTGTACAATCTACAAACATTGAAGCTGGAATGTTGTTCTAGTTTGACTAAGTTACCCAATGGCATGCATAAACTTGTGAATTTGCAACATCTTGATATTTTGGGTACTGATTTGAAAGAAATGCCAAGAGGAATGAGCAAATTGCAACACCTGCACACATTAAGTTACTTTATCGTGGGCAAGCATAAAGATAATGGAATCCAGGAATTAGAGCTATTAAATCTTCATGGATTCTTTGAGATTCAAAAATTGGAGAATGTCCTTGATGTGAAAGAAGCAAGGAGTGCAAGGATAATAGATAAGAAGAACATTGACAACTTAAGGTTGGAATGGTCTTCAGGTGATTATATAGTTTCAAGAACACAAACTGAAAGAGATATACTCGACAGCTTGCAACCGCACCATGGCTTGGAAGTGTTGCAAATCAACGGATACAAGGGTACACTATTTCCAAATTGGATGGGGCATCTTTCTTACCAAAACATGACTTATGTATCTCTGGAGTCTTGCAAGAATTGTTGCATGTTGCCTTCACTTGGACAGCTGCCATCTCTCAAGTCCCTGCACATTGAAGGTTTCGATCAGCTGAGGAGTATTGGCATGGAGTTTTACAAGAATGAAGGCGATCATCATTCTTCACTTCTTGCACCGTTTCCCTCATTGGAGATTTTGAAGTTCAATAACATGCCATGTTGGGAGGTGTGGCACTTACCTGACTCAGAAACTTTTCCTCGACTCACGAAGCTTCAGATAAGAGATTGTCCGGTGTTAAAGGGAGATATGCTTGGCCGGGTATTCTTGAGAATCATTTCTTCTTTGTGGGATGTTTCAAAAGTTCGCAGACTAGATATACGTATGGATTATGGAGAGTCTGAGATCTCACTTATTGGGGAGGATATGGTATCAATTAAGGGATGTGAATCTATGCTGAAGTTTGTACTTCAGGCATTGAGTGTCAGCCATCTAAGTTGCCTCAAAGATATCTATATCTTACGTTGGTCGCTTGATGTACTCTTCCGGGACAATTGTGTACTCAAATCTTTGCAAACTCTGAGAATATGGGGAGGCAGCAAGCTGAAATTCCCCCAGCAACAGCAGAAGTACAGTTTAGTAGAGCTATACATAGAAGGAAACTGTGATTCACTGACCTCATTGTCGTTGGATGACTTCCCCAATCTTAAGACTCTCACTATATCAGAGTGTGAGAATCTGGAATCAGTTTCATTGTCAGAGCCATCACATGCTGCTCTTCAACGTCTCACCATCTTTAAATGCTGCAATTTTGTGTCATTCACAGGAAAAGGACTGGCTGCACCCAACTTGACTCGTCTTGAGGTCAGCTTCTGCACCAAGTTGAAGGCATTGCCACATGATATGAATACTCTTCTCCCAAGTTTACAGTCTCTCGAGATAGAGGGCTGCCGGGAAATTTGTAGGTTGCCAGAGGTTGGTTTGCCGCCTAACCTGAAACAGCTTATTATTGGGAAACAATGGAGGGGTCTATCGTCGATGCGCAACTTGGACACCCTCACTCATCTTATCATTGATGGTTTTGGCAGTGAGAATGTGAAGTCATTCCCTGAGGCCGGTTCGCTGCCTCACCTTCCCTCTCTTACCACTTTGAAGATCAGTCGGTTTAGTAATTTGGAGACATTAGAGTGCAACCAACTTCTCTGCCTCACCTCCCTCCAACATTTAATAATTGAAGAATGTTGGAAACTGGAGAATATAGCAGGTGAAAAGCTGCCTTCCTCTCTCTTGCTACTTGAAATTGACTACTGCGATTTGCTGGGAGAACACTGCAAGAACAAGCATCAacaaatttggcccaaaatttccCACATCCCGTCCATTCAAGTTGGTACCAAAGAAGTGTTTCTATGGAGAACTGGTAGGTCATTCTCTAAACTTTATGTTTCTCATGCAACTACAATTAAACAAATGTATTAAACAAATGGATGAACCAAATTTACTGTTTTGACCGTCTTTGCAGATCGCTACACGTACAGCGGTAAAAGGAGGCTGATGGCTAGGATTCCATCATATGTGTAGGGATTAATAATCCTGAGTTTGTTTGAGGCAGTAAACTGGAGTTAAATGTTAGGAATCAGAAGAGGTGGTTTCTATTTTTAGCTGCAGGTTGGTATGATTACTCCATTATACTTTAGAATTTACTTTGCTGTCTTATTTGGAAAAAAGGAAAAAGTTATGAAAGCTAGATTTGAGAAGGAATTAGTTATATGCACTTCATGACAAAATGGCCTTTGCCACTGTTTGATGTTTATGCTGAACTAAGTTGTATAGAGCAACTTAAATTCGGTTCTTTAACTGTTTTTGAAATCTGTATAATGTACTTTTTGTTACAATACCATTGAACATTGGCCGTtaacaattttatatatttataaaatttgtatatttatatCCAAATTTGTTAGTTTTCAACAGTTGTGGGGCTGGCTGCACCCAGTTCCAAGTTTCTATGAAGTTCATGAACAAACTTCAACATTGGGTCTGATGTTTCTGCTTTGTGTGGCCACAAATTCTGAGATACAAGAGCCTTGCCACCTTGGACAGTAGACTCTGCCACTATAATTAACAGCAAAGTGATATAATTTGGTTAATAATGACAAAGATAAAACAAGATTATTGTTTATggaattagttttttctttgtttatgtCAGCTTCAATTTTCACTGCAATATTGTTATTTCTTTGTCAAGTTTCCTCAAACTGATTTTGTCTTTGAAGATGAGATGATACAAAGGAAGATTGGTTGTGCTGTACttccaattattaaattttttcatattcTTTTGTATTTATCAAACAGGTTCTTTACAACAACAGTCTACTAACCTAACTATAGGGATTTACTTGAGTGGACACAAGCAGTTGAGCAAATAGAAGAAAACTTGAGAGGAGGTGCTATTTTCACCTCAGCAGATTTTTTCATCAGCAACTTGTTTTCATCAAGTGAATGATCGGATGGTAAAATCTAGTGATGTTGAACTGAAATTTTAACTGGAGATTCTTCACTCACAGTTCTTCAATTTGGAGGTGTGGTTTGCAGTCTGAGCTCTGTGGTAGAACTGCCAGAAAGTTTCATTAATTTAATCTTTTGGTTGACCATTTTCTTCTGTAGAATATGTGGTCAGTGCTTGTAAGTTCTgagacttgtttattttgttcctttGATTCGGATAATAATGAAGCTTTTTACCTTCTCTTGAGTTCTTAACTCTCACATTGAGATAATAATGAAGCTTGTATATGCCACTTTCTTTGGAAAATTTTCTTGGTTTTTATCTCACAATAGAGTTTTGTGATCTGTATTTCTCTGAGAAGAAGATAATATTTACACCCAGCAATCCAATAAAAGAATCATCATGAGCGCCTAATGCAGTAATTTCCTATAGTTCTATACATGATTAAATTTGGTTGTGCAACATTTGAAAGCTTCCTCAGCTTTCAATTCTGTATCAACTATcagaaataaaaatacaaaaatcattAGTCCCAAAGCATCACATATTTAAAACTGTAATGAGTTATTTTTTAAAGCAACCTTATAGATGAGCTAGCTATCATCACGTGAAGGCGTGAAACCAATGTCT is drawn from Arachis hypogaea cultivar Tifrunner chromosome 12, arahy.Tifrunner.gnm2.J5K5, whole genome shotgun sequence and contains these coding sequences:
- the LOC112726337 gene encoding putative disease resistance RPP13-like protein 1, producing MAGALVGGALLSGFINVVFDRFITTDAVNLILGKKLGPDLVERLKISLLAAEALVGDAEYKQLDNPSVREWLNSLRDAVYVADDLLDADLTKAATRKEVRSFWPVSFLDRDRKIVDKMEGVVRRIEFLVKQKDLLGLEKSSYRNFSSWRIPSTSLVEGNILGREKDQQEIIKILNDNRQHQLSVIPIVGIGGVGKTTLAQCLYNNDKLMEGFQVKEWVCVSEDFNVVQVTKNIIGQTACNVEDFNSLQFKLKEKLSEKKFFIVLDDVWSDDGDVWKKFRTPFQYGVKGSTILVTTRVKEVASVVQTCPPYILSELSEDCCWSVFANNVCFPESNGHPKLEEIGRKIVKKCKGLPLAAETLGSLLRTKHDVKEWEAVLVSDIWEFSVKNSKIIPALLISYFHLPAHLKRCFVYCSLYPKDHCFHKDELILLWMAEDLLRPPNRGESLLEVGSKCFDELASRLFFKRHDHYDYESFVMHDLLHDLALFLAGDFYGRFEELGDAVNVYTRTRHLSYESSNLVSKNFNSISKVESLRTFLSTNVFSKSENIDDVTCTPILKLKYLRVLSLPSFKALDVLPRLIGKLTYLRYLDLSRTCIRTLPESLCDLYNLQTLKLECCSSLTKLPNGMHKLVNLQHLDILGTDLKEMPRGMSKLQHLHTLSYFIVGKHKDNGIQELELLNLHGFFEIQKLENVLDVKEARSARIIDKKNIDNLRLEWSSGDYIVSRTQTERDILDSLQPHHGLEVLQINGYKGTLFPNWMGHLSYQNMTYVSLESCKNCCMLPSLGQLPSLKSLHIEGFDQLRSIGMEFYKNEGDHHSSLLAPFPSLEILKFNNMPCWEVWHLPDSETFPRLTKLQIRDCPVLKGDMLGRVFLRIISSLWDVSKVRRLDIRMDYGESEISLIGEDMVSIKGCESMLKFVLQALSVSHLSCLKDIYILRWSLDVLFRDNCVLKSLQTLRIWGGSKLKFPQQQQKYSLVELYIEGNCDSLTSLSLDDFPNLKTLTISECENLESVSLSEPSHAALQRLTIFKCCNFVSFTGKGLAAPNLTRLEVSFCTKLKALPHDMNTLLPSLQSLEIEGCREICRLPEVGLPPNLKQLIIGKQWRGLSSMRNLDTLTHLIIDGFGSENVKSFPEAGSLPHLPSLTTLKISRFSNLETLECNQLLCLTSLQHLIIEECWKLENIAGEKLPSSLLLLEIDYCDLLGEHCKNKHQQIWPKISHIPSIQVGTKEVFLWRTDRYTYSGKRRLMARIPSYV